The stretch of DNA AAGGCGTCGGGAGTATAATGAGGAACAACTACATTTTTCTTTTGAATTTCACTGTAAGTCCATCCTTTAGAACCATCGTATCCTTCGTTTAAAATCTCTTTTCCATCAATCGTAAATGTTACTTTTTTATAGTAAGGACGTTGATGTTTGATGGTAATGGGATAAGAATAATCCACATTCAGCATGGCCTAACCTTTCAAAATGATACTGTTTAGATTATTCCAACTCTTCTCTCCTCCCGTTACTTCCATATTTTTGTCTAAAATTTTATCCACATTTTGGGCAGATAATGCGGTAGCCATTATACAGAAAGTAAATAGAGTTGATTTAATTTTTAACATTATATTTTTCATGGTTTATTCGATTTTAAGGTTGAATATACAAACAAAAAAAGGAGATTTAAAAATCTCCTTTTATGCTAAACTATAATTTTAGTTTATTTAACTTCAATATGAGACCAGTTTTCACCTCTCAAAATACGGTAAACTTGACCTTGAGAAATATTAAACTGCTTAGCCAAAGTCGCGATTTTAGTTTTACGATTTGGATCCATTAATTTCTTTTTCAGACGAACAACTTCTTTCTCAGATAATTTGCTGTTAGGAATACTATCTAATCGAGAACGCCCCTTCATCATTCGGAATAAATCTTTGTTATGTTCTTTCCACTCCTCTAAAGTAGCCCATTTTAAATTCTCAATATTATTGTTCAATTTATTATGGTCTAAGTGAATCACATACTCTTTGTTCTCTTCATTTGGTAAAAAAGTTTCTGCAACCATTTTATGAACATACTTCGCTGTTCTTTTACCATCTTCTTTAGTTACCCATATTGCACGGTAACCATTATTAATTGCACCTTCTAAAATTTTGTACTTGTCTTGGCCTATGTAAAGTTTTTTGACTAATCCACTTCCTGAAACAAGAAACGATCTTTTATCAATTAACCCCTCACACTCATACTCTTTCCATGAATCACTCATAATCACTAAATTAACTTACTTATATTTATAAACAACAATATTCGTACCGAAAAGCACAACATTACATCATAGGATTAAGTATTAGGATTTTTTTAGTAGAATTCTAGATAGGAATGACAAATATAAACAAACTTTTTAGATTTATTGTTAAAGTTTTAACAAGGTTAATTTAATAAGGCTTTTGCTTTTTCGAGATCTTCAGGTGTATCAATACCTACTCCAACAAAATTTGTCTCGATCACTTTAATACGCATACCATATTCTAAATAACGCAGTTGCTCTAATTTCTCAGCTCGTTCAATTGGTCGCATTTCTAAAGTTGAAAACTTAATTAAAGCCTCTTTTCGAAATGCATAAATACCAATATGACGATAAAAATCAGGTTTAAAATTTGTTTCTCGTGGAAATGGAATAGTACTTCTTGAGAAATACAGTGCAAAATTATTAACATCTGTAATAACTTTCACTACGTTTGGGTTGTTAATTTCGTCTTCTGATGTAATTTTTTGCTTTAAAGTTGCTACATCTACATTTTTCCCTTCTGCTCCATCAAATGAAGATAATATATCTGCTAATGCTTTTTCATTTACAAATGGCTCATCTCCTTGTACATTTAAGACAATATCACAGTCCAATTGAGCTACTGCTTCTGCAATACGATCACTTCCTGTTTCATGTTCTTTTGTACTATAAATCGCCTTTCCTCCATGACTCGTAATCTCATTATAGATGAATTCATGATCTGTAACCACAAAAACATCATCAAAAAGTTGCGTAGCCACAACATTATCGTAAGTCATTCGAATTACAGTTTTATTTCCCAAAACTTGCATTAATTTTCCAGGAAAACGAGAAGCTGCATAACGTGCAGGGATGACTGCAATTTTTCTCATTAGATTTTATTTACAAAGTAACTAAAAATATCATTTCAATTCTGAATTTCTAACATTTGATATTAATAAGTATATTTACATCCTAAGTTAAAGTCCAATGAAGTTAGCATTCAAAATTGTATTATTTTTAATATCATTCGCTTTGATCTATATCTTAATAAACGAACTGAAATAAATCGTTGCTATGTCAGAAAATTCATCTACTAAATCTTTAGCGCTTTTGGTATCCCATGATACAATTACCTTTTTAACAAAGACGAATCAGCACGACGAACTGTTTTATTCAGAACCCATCGTCATCGCAATGAAAGATCTGAATCAATCGGTAGCCTATGAAGAAATCGAAGAGATGATAAAAAATCATCTACCTTTATTATTATATTACAATCGAATCATCGTTTGTTATCAATCGACACCAGTAGTCATTGTACCTCAAGCATATCTTGACGAACTTTCTGAGACGAATTATATTCAAAAATGGCCTCAAGATCAACTTGTATGTCCTCTTTCCAAAATTGATGCCTCTATCGCTTTCAATAACTTTGGTAATTTGTATAAAGTATTTCAAAATTTACCCAATTTTACAAATGCCATTTATACCCACACAGCCAAAAAATTTTTGGATAGAATAAAATACGATCGAGAAAAGATTCAAGTATTTGCACAATTAATCAATCAAAAGTTAGAACTTTGCATTTATAACAAAGGAATTTTTACATTGTATAATATATATGACATTATCGGCGATGATGATATTGTTTATCATATCTTAAATACAATGCAACAATTACAATTGGACCCTAGCCAAGTGGAAGTTTCGTTAGATGGTAATATTTCAGCAGATCATCCCGTTTACGAACATCTACCAAAATATGTTCATTCTGTTTCATCAAATGAGGACATCCAAGAAAAGGGCCCAAAATATTTACTTTATAAAATTTTCGAATGCGAATAATTTCAGGAACATTAAAAGGAAAAAGAATTACAGCACCAAACAATCTACCTGTAAGACCTACAACCGATTTTGCAAAAGAAGCATTATTTAATATTTTAAATAATGAATGGTATTTTGACGAAATCGCTGTTTTAGACTTATTTTCAGGAATTGGATCGATCAGTTTAGAGTTTGCATCACGTGGCGCTAAAAAAATTACTTCAGTTGATAATTTTGTAGGCTGCATCAAATTTTTAGATGATACAGCTAAAAAATTAAATCTTGATCATATTATTGATACTCAAAAAGCAGATGCTATCAAATACGTAAATAAAAAAGCATCTAAATCGTATGATATTGTTTTTGCTGACCCACCCTATGATTTACCAGAAGAGGATTATCAAAAATTATTAAATGGAGTCTTAGAAAACGAATGGTTAGAAAAAGGAGGAAATTTTGTTTTAGAACATCCATCTCATATTCAATTCGAAGATCATCCTCGATTTGTACAGCATAAAAAATACGGAAACGTGCATTTTACGTTTTTTGAATAAAATTATTTAGAATATTTATAAAAAAGACCTGATAAATGATATTTATCAGGTCTTTTTATTTTTATTTATACCAATTCTAAGTATACTTTTGCTTCAATAATTATTTAGAACAAATAAAAATAACTAAATGAGAAAAAATACCTACTTAATCACTACTCTATCTATACTATTAAGTGCGAATGCGTATGCACAAGAGAACGATTCAATTAATCAGCTACAACAAGTCGAAATATTTGGTGAACGCAATCAAAAACAACGTGGACTAGAAACCATCACTCGTTTTCCAGGTTCTCCACAAGAGCAATTACAATCGGTATCTGTAGTATCGGAAAAATTAATTGAAGATCAAGGAGCATTAACAATTACAGAAGCTGCTCGTAATGTTCCTGGTGTTACCTTATTTGGGTCTTATGGTGGAAATAGAGAATCCATGTCGATTCGTGGATACCGTGGTACTCCAGTTTTAAGAAATGGGGTAAGACAAGACTCTGATTTCAGATCTGCAGTAGGTGTAGCTGACATGCAAGGGGTTGAATCTATCCAAGTGATTAAAGGTTCAGCTTCAATCACTCAAGGGGTTGGAAATGGATTAGGATCTGCAGGTGGAGTAATCAACGTAGTTACAAAAACACCTCGTTTTATCAATGCAGGAAATATTGGTTTACGTGTTGGTTCATGGAATCAAATTCGTACAACATTTGATGTTCAAAGAACTTTAGGAGAACAAAAGAAATTTGCTTTCCGCGTAAATGGTGCTTATCAACAAGCGGATAGCTATAGAGATGTTATTAGTTCTAAACGTTTTTATGTACAACCATCTGTAGCTTGGAGACCAGATCGTAAGACGGAAGTTGTCGCAGAAATGGATTACTACAACTTTGATGGTGTACCAGATCGTGGATCAGTGAATCTAGCGGCTAATGATACTGAAGCTTTAATCAACTTAGGACATAAATTCTTAGGATTTGATACTGATTTTGAAAAATCAGAAGCCATTACTTACTCTTTAAGAGCTACGCGCCAATTAACAGATAAAATTAGTGCACGTGTCGCATACTATGCATCATATTATGATCGTGACCAACAAGGAGCTTCTTTATCTGTTGGAAGAGATGCTAATGTAAATTATGCTTTAAGAAACCGTGGAATGAGCCGTTCCTATAAAAACGACCGTAATTCAACTGTGCAAATCGATATCATGGGTAGAGATTTAAAAGCAGGTATTTTCAATTGGAAATGGCAAGCCGGGTATGATTACACTACTGTTCGTGTTGATGCAAGATCTTCAGCTACTGTAAGTGGAATTGACCAAATTAATGTTTTAGAAGACTTCACAAATAGTTTACCGACTGATTTTGATATGAATCAAATGAATTTAACAACGGTGACGCCTTTAGAAACGAACTATTATTATGGTTTCATGACACAGCATCACGTAGATATTACAGATTATGTGAAAGTCGTTGGAGGTTTACGTTGGTCTTACTCAAGTGAAAATTCTAAAGATGTTATGGATCCAATGGCGGGAATTATGATTTCACCTGTGAAAAATATTCACATTTTTGGATCATATACAACGACTTCTAACTTAAGAAGTGCATCTAATCCATTAGAAGGTGGAGGAACTGTAGGAACTTCGCGTACAAAACAAGTTGAAGCAGGAGTAAAAACAGATTGGTTTAACGATCGTTTACGTGCTAATGTAACCTACTTTAATATGAACAATGATAATTTATCTTATCAAATTTATGATGCTGAAGGAAATACTACAAACTTATATGGTTTAGCAGGTAACTTAAAACGTTCAGGAGTTGAAGTAGATATTACTGGTAGACCTTTACCTAACTTACAAGTATTATTAGGTTATGCTTATTTAGATTCTCGCTACGAAGATTCTCCTGCTTATATGGAAAATTCTCGTCCAATGAATGCGCCTTATACCACTGCAAATGCATGGGTACAATATAAATTTCAAAATACCCAATCTTTTATAGATGGATTATCATTATCTGCAGGAGTATATTATGTAGGTTCAAGACCAGTAAACGAATACACAAAGAAAACAGTGATTCATAACACAACACCAGGTGTAAAACCTTTCTTAATGCCAGATTATACTACATTGAATGCTCAAGTAGGATATTCGCTAAAGAATTTTGATATTCGAGTATTCTTCAATAATATCACGGATGCCGTGGGGTATAACTCTTATTATAGAGGAGGTTATATCAACCAAATCGATCCATTTAACATGGCTGCACAAGTCGTATATAAATTTTAAATTTCAAACCAATCTTTAAGCTATAATAGTTTAATTAAAATTCATTTTTAGGAGACCGATTTTTCGGTCTCTTTTTTTATTTTAAAAAAAGAGTACTTATCTTCCACTAAATTTAAGAAAACACATGAAATCTATTTTTACTTTTCTATGCATTACTTTCGCCTGTATTTTTAGTCAAGCGCAATCTGCAACAGTAGAAATCCCTGCTCACCTTCCTGAATTCCAATTAATCAAAATCAAAGGAGAAGGTATTTTTGATTCAAAAGATATTGCGAAAAACAAAAAAACCTTATTAGGATATGTATCTCCCGAATGCATACATTGTTTATTATCCCTTGAACTGATTAATCATAATATGGAATTATTAAAGGATGTCAATATAATTTTTGTGACAGAGTATGATCAATCAGAATTCGAAGCAAAAGTAAAACCTATTGCACCTAAATTATTCGAAGCTAAGAATGTTGAAATTTTAAGAGATTCAGAATATGAGATGCCTGAAAAATTAAAATTAACAACATTACCGACATACTTCCTATTTGACAAAAAAGGAACTACCGAAACCATGAAAAGAGGATCGATTGAAGTAGTCCAAATATTCAATCATTTAAAATAAAAAAAAGCGAATCCCAAGGGATTCGCTTTTTTATGTTATGATTTTTTATCCGATTATTTACCTTGTTGAGCTTGAGCTTCGAATTGTTTTTGTAATTCTTTCATTTGCTCTTCTGTTAAACCTCCTTGAGATGGTGCTGGTTGAGCTCCACCGTCTTTAAAGTCTACTAATTCAACTTCGAATTCTAACGCTTGGTTAGGTCCGATTTGCCCGCCTGGTGCACCATTCTCTCCATATCCTAATTCTGCTGGAATATAGAACTTATAAGTTGCTCCTTTTGACATTAATTGTAAACCTTCAGACCATCCTGGGATAACAGCATTTAATGGGAATTCAACAGCTTCACCTTTATTGTTTTTCTCAGTAGAATCGAAAACTTTACCATTCGATAATAATTTTCCTGTATATTTTACTTTAACAATAGAATTTGCATTCGGTTTTTCTCCTGCTCCTTCTTTAACCACTTCGTAAACTAATCCAGAGGCAGTCGCTTTCGCTTTTCCTGTTTTCTTAGCTTCAACTAATTTTTTAGACTCTTCTTGATTCTTCTTAGCTGTATTTTTCATATGGTTTTGCGCATATCCTTCTAAGAAAGTCATTCCAGCCTCTTGAGTGATTAACAATTTTTTGTGACGCACCACATCCATAATACCTTGTACAATGATGTCTTTGTCTAATTGATCTAATTGTTGTTGTTGGATAACAGTTTCAATTTGTTGTCCCATTTGTTGACCAATAGAGTAAGATTCTCTCCCTGTAGATCCGTTTAAATAGTCACTTAAACCTTTCTCTAACTGAGCGTAATCAATACTATCAGATTCTACTAAGCGAGCAGACATTTGTTTTACTCCTTCACCTAATCCAACTCCGAAAGCGTAAGATGCTTTTTGATCGTCGTTATCTAATTTTTCTACAGTTTTTCCTTTGTTACATGATGCTAATGATGCAACAACGAAAATTCCTACAAGAATTCTTTTCATTATATCTGTATTTAACTATGCAAGTTTACAAAATTATTTTATAAAATCACTTTTTATTGAAGCAATTACATGGTGATTTTTTAGTGATTTATTCATATAAATCCAATCCAAACTCTTCTTTTAGCTTTAGGATTGTTGGATTTTTTTGAACAAAAGCGTCGAATTTTTCTTTTGAGGTAAGGATATGACTTTTAGCTTCAGATTGCGAAAAGGCAATTTCAATGGTAAAATAAAAATTCTTAATCGCGTTTCTTAATCCATTCATAATTCGATTTTTATAAATCTCATATTCGGATTCTGATGAAGCCGAAATAAATTCCAGAACAATAATATTGTCTTTTTTTAAATGAATGGTTGTCGTTGCTAATGCATTATATGAAGGAATGTTATTCTCAACCTTTAATTTTTCTAAGAATTTATTCCAGAAGTTCTGTACATCTTCTAAAGTATATGGATTTCTCGGAAGATCATTGCGAAGAATTTCTTCTTCTGGAGCTGCCTCTTTCTTCTCTTCAACAATTTTCTTTAAACTAAATGCAGATCCATTAGCTGTTCCTAAAGGCTTGCTTACTCTTCTATTTTCATTGGGATCGGGAGGAGCAGGAACCGCTTTAGGCGAAGAAACACTACTTGGATTAGGAGCAGCAGATGGCGGAACAGAAGCAACCATAGATCCTTTCGTACCAATGG from Faecalibacter sp. LW9 encodes:
- a CDS encoding RsmD family RNA methyltransferase produces the protein MRIISGTLKGKRITAPNNLPVRPTTDFAKEALFNILNNEWYFDEIAVLDLFSGIGSISLEFASRGAKKITSVDNFVGCIKFLDDTAKKLNLDHIIDTQKADAIKYVNKKASKSYDIVFADPPYDLPEEDYQKLLNGVLENEWLEKGGNFVLEHPSHIQFEDHPRFVQHKKYGNVHFTFFE
- a CDS encoding thioredoxin-like domain-containing protein, with the translated sequence MKSIFTFLCITFACIFSQAQSATVEIPAHLPEFQLIKIKGEGIFDSKDIAKNKKTLLGYVSPECIHCLLSLELINHNMELLKDVNIIFVTEYDQSEFEAKVKPIAPKLFEAKNVEILRDSEYEMPEKLKLTTLPTYFLFDKKGTTETMKRGSIEVVQIFNHLK
- a CDS encoding HNH endonuclease signature motif containing protein; translated protein: MSDSWKEYECEGLIDKRSFLVSGSGLVKKLYIGQDKYKILEGAINNGYRAIWVTKEDGKRTAKYVHKMVAETFLPNEENKEYVIHLDHNKLNNNIENLKWATLEEWKEHNKDLFRMMKGRSRLDSIPNSKLSEKEVVRLKKKLMDPNRKTKIATLAKQFNISQGQVYRILRGENWSHIEVK
- a CDS encoding DUF3822 family protein gives rise to the protein MSENSSTKSLALLVSHDTITFLTKTNQHDELFYSEPIVIAMKDLNQSVAYEEIEEMIKNHLPLLLYYNRIIVCYQSTPVVIVPQAYLDELSETNYIQKWPQDQLVCPLSKIDASIAFNNFGNLYKVFQNLPNFTNAIYTHTAKKFLDRIKYDREKIQVFAQLINQKLELCIYNKGIFTLYNIYDIIGDDDIVYHILNTMQQLQLDPSQVEVSLDGNISADHPVYEHLPKYVHSVSSNEDIQEKGPKYLLYKIFECE
- a CDS encoding TonB-dependent receptor is translated as MRKNTYLITTLSILLSANAYAQENDSINQLQQVEIFGERNQKQRGLETITRFPGSPQEQLQSVSVVSEKLIEDQGALTITEAARNVPGVTLFGSYGGNRESMSIRGYRGTPVLRNGVRQDSDFRSAVGVADMQGVESIQVIKGSASITQGVGNGLGSAGGVINVVTKTPRFINAGNIGLRVGSWNQIRTTFDVQRTLGEQKKFAFRVNGAYQQADSYRDVISSKRFYVQPSVAWRPDRKTEVVAEMDYYNFDGVPDRGSVNLAANDTEALINLGHKFLGFDTDFEKSEAITYSLRATRQLTDKISARVAYYASYYDRDQQGASLSVGRDANVNYALRNRGMSRSYKNDRNSTVQIDIMGRDLKAGIFNWKWQAGYDYTTVRVDARSSATVSGIDQINVLEDFTNSLPTDFDMNQMNLTTVTPLETNYYYGFMTQHHVDITDYVKVVGGLRWSYSSENSKDVMDPMAGIMISPVKNIHIFGSYTTTSNLRSASNPLEGGGTVGTSRTKQVEAGVKTDWFNDRLRANVTYFNMNNDNLSYQIYDAEGNTTNLYGLAGNLKRSGVEVDITGRPLPNLQVLLGYAYLDSRYEDSPAYMENSRPMNAPYTTANAWVQYKFQNTQSFIDGLSLSAGVYYVGSRPVNEYTKKTVIHNTTPGVKPFLMPDYTTLNAQVGYSLKNFDIRVFFNNITDAVGYNSYYRGGYINQIDPFNMAAQVVYKF
- a CDS encoding FKBP-type peptidyl-prolyl cis-trans isomerase, translating into MKRILVGIFVVASLASCNKGKTVEKLDNDDQKASYAFGVGLGEGVKQMSARLVESDSIDYAQLEKGLSDYLNGSTGRESYSIGQQMGQQIETVIQQQQLDQLDKDIIVQGIMDVVRHKKLLITQEAGMTFLEGYAQNHMKNTAKKNQEESKKLVEAKKTGKAKATASGLVYEVVKEGAGEKPNANSIVKVKYTGKLLSNGKVFDSTEKNNKGEAVEFPLNAVIPGWSEGLQLMSKGATYKFYIPAELGYGENGAPGGQIGPNQALEFEVELVDFKDGGAQPAPSQGGLTEEQMKELQKQFEAQAQQGK
- the kdsB gene encoding 3-deoxy-manno-octulosonate cytidylyltransferase; translation: MRKIAVIPARYAASRFPGKLMQVLGNKTVIRMTYDNVVATQLFDDVFVVTDHEFIYNEITSHGGKAIYSTKEHETGSDRIAEAVAQLDCDIVLNVQGDEPFVNEKALADILSSFDGAEGKNVDVATLKQKITSEDEINNPNVVKVITDVNNFALYFSRSTIPFPRETNFKPDFYRHIGIYAFRKEALIKFSTLEMRPIERAEKLEQLRYLEYGMRIKVIETNFVGVGIDTPEDLEKAKALLN